Part of the Papio anubis isolate 15944 chromosome 6, Panubis1.0, whole genome shotgun sequence genome, ttccagcctaggtgacagagcgagactccatctcaaaaacaaacaaaaagaatctgaaagattaaaatagaaaaaaaaaaaggtttttataaaTCTATAAGATGTACTTCTATAGGCATGCCTGATATGTCTATGTATTTATGGGTGATGTGCACAAtgtttcactactgaaaataaataaaagagctctaattggcttaagaaaataaaagcacttgAATCGAACActttatcaggaaaaaataaaagactagtcaaatgctGTTTCAAGTTTATGTAATGtcagtaaaatctttaataaataagctagcttcataattattattaatgttgGGATTATGACATTAATCCCAACATTAATAATGAGCCACCgcacgtgagccaccgcgcgcagcCACTTTTCTTACTATTAAAAACAAcctgagccgggcgcagtggctcacacctgtaatcccaacactttgggaggctgaggtgggcagatcacttaaggtcaggagtttgagaccagcctgactaacataatgaaaccccgtctctactaaaaatacaaacagtagccgggcgtggtggcacatgcctgtaatcccagttacttgggaggctgaggcaggagaatcgcttgaacctgggaggtagaggttgcagtgagccaagactgtgccattgcactcaagcctgggcatcaagagtgaaacttcgtgtcaaacaacaacaacaacaacaacaaacaaacaacaaccttactggccaggcgcagctgtaatcccagcactttgggaggccgaggcaggaggatcacttgaggttgggagttcaagaccagcctgacaacatggagaaaccccgtcttgactaaaaatacaaaattagccggttgtggcgGCTATGCCtgtaatcgggaggctgaggcaagagaatcacttgaaccaggaaggcggaggttgcggtgagccaagatcacgtcacttcactccagcctgggcaacaagagtgaaactccgtatcaaagaacaaaaaacaaaacaaaaaactagccgggcgtggtggtgcatgcctgtaatcccagctacttgttaggctaagacaggaggattgcttgaaccagggaggtggaggttgtggtgagctgagatcgtgccattgcactccagcttgggcaacaagagtgaaactccgtctcaaaaataaataaataaataaataaaaataaaaataaaataaaattgtacataCATCATCCAGTCGTGTAAAGGAGTATGTTCAGAAGGGGGAAACTGCAAGGACTAACAGTGGTAATAACAGTAATCACCAACATTTTTGagtactttctctttttttgttaaagccagactggagtgcggtggtgtgatcttggttcactgtagccttgacctcctgggctccagtgattctcccacctcaacctcccaagtagctgtgactacaggcgggcaccaccatgcctgactatgcctggctaagttgtgtattttttgtagagacgggagtcttgctatgttgcccaggctagtctagaattcctgagctcaagtgatctgactgcctggcctcccaaagtgctgggattagagaccaCTAATGTGCCTttgagcactttaaaaaaaaattattattatgttttgagatggagttttgctcttgttgcccaggctggaatgcaatggtgtgatcttggctcactgccacatctgcctcccaggttcaagcgattctcctgtctcagcctcctgagtagctgggaatacaggcgcctgccactatgcctggctaatttttggcatttttagtacagacggggtttcacaaggttggtcagactggtcttaaactcctgacctcaggtgatccgccggacttggcttcccaaagtgatgaaattacgggcatgagccatcatacccagcccTTTGAGCACTTTTATGTGTGCCCCGGGCTAAagattttatacatgtattttactTAGCCATTGTGTGATCGATACCATCATTTCCTGCATTtaatagatggagaaactgaggctcaggaagaaAGGTTAAGTCCATGGATGGTTACTTAGTAAGTAGCTCATTCAAATCCAGGCCTGTTGAACACCAAAGTCCATGTTTTTAAGACTGTCTTGTCTTTCCGTAGCTCCTGACGTTGGtgttatgattttattcttttgtgtatacTTTCCTGaattttcctaattcttttttcgtttttcttctttttttttttttttcaatattatgaCTTTATTTGCTGTATTTGACGATCAGCGATTAGTTCTCATCCACACTGACTGTCTGTAGATTTTTGAAAGTGGTAACAGGTACATAGGTAACCAAAGTATAGAGCTTATTTGGTGAATCTTCATCCTCATTACGTTTTCTGGACAGCCGCACACGGATTCGGTGTGGGACATTCCTTATTCCTTTGGCCCAGACAGCTTTGTTGAGCCTGGTATCAATGCGCACATCTAGAGTTCCCATCTCCTTCATGGCAAATTTCCGAATCTCTTTGAGTGCCCGAGGGGTACACTTCTTGAAGCCCACTCCATGGATACGCTTGTGAATGTTGATGGTGTATTCTCGGGTCACCACCTCGTTGATGGCAGAACGGCCCTTTTTCTTCTCACCACCCTTCTTTGCGGAAGCCATTCTGCCGGTCCCAAGTTGgaaaggaagcttttttttttttttttgagatggagtcttgctctgtcgcccaggctggagtgcagtagtgcgatctcagctcactgcaagctccccctcccgagttcacaccattctcctgcctcagcctccccagcagctgggacaacaggcgcacgccgccatgcccggctaattttttgtatttttcgtagagacggggtttcagtgagttagccaggatggtctcgatctcctgacctcgtgatctgcccacctttgcctcccaaagtgctgggattacagttgtgagccaccgcgcccggtggaATTTTCCTAGTTCTTTACACTAGCCTTGTATTTACCTATAAAATCAggagaaatatgtatatatataacatataaaaacatacatatatttaaagggggaaatatgttttttttttttttttttttttttttttgagacggagtctcgctctgtagcccaggctggagtgcagtggccggatctcagctcactgcaagctccgcctcccgggtttacgccattctcctgcctcagccttcccgagtagctgggactacaagcgcccgccaccgcgcccggctagttttttgtatttttttagtagagacggggtttcaccatgttagccaggatggtctcgatctcctgacctcgtgatccgcccgtctcggcctcccaaagtgctgggattacaggcttgagccaccgcgcccggcccggaaaTATGTTACAAACACATAGAAACAAGGGGAGAAAGGCATTGTATTGAACAAAACATATGTTCAGGTCTGAGAAGGCTCATAAAGAATGTTGTCTGCTATACTTTGTAGTTGCCTCTGTTATCACACAGTCTGCATATACAGGcgttttgtatatatatatttatatagactacatatatacatatattatatatgtaaatattttggtTAGATGTCCTCTAACATAACCTTAACACATAGTATGCTTTTAGAAATCGTTGACTGAATGCTAAGGACGAAAAACCAGTGACCAGAAGGCAACCAGGAAAGGCTTTGCTGACCTCCGGGGTGGTGGGATTGGAGGTTCTGGGAAGGCGACTATGGAAccagggaggggtggggtggaCTGGGATGTGGACAGCGCTTTTGTGGAGGGAAAGCGTTTTTGCGGCTGGAATTGAGCGGTAGGAATGTGTCAGCCACAGCTCCACTTTCCCAGTTCTTGTCATCTCGGTTCAGGAAGGTGAACTGGGTTCCGATTCCCTGCGGCGGGGGCCTGCAGTGGGCGCTCGGTCCCTTCCCCGCCTCGGCTGCAGGCCCCGCCCCTCGCCCAGAACCCCGGGGCGCTGGCCGCGGTGCTGAAACGGCGCCCTCGCGGATGGAGGAGGGGGCGGGGCTCTCGGGAGCCTTGAGCctggaagggagaggagcagggcGGCGCCAGCAGGCCCGAGACCCTGGGGGGCTTGGGAGGCGGCAGGATACTGGAGACAGCCTCGGCTAGAGCGGACACAGGCACCTGGCAAGCTTCCCCTGATCAAGCCAAGGTTGTCCTTGTCCTATTAAGCCTCTTCCCCTTGCCTTGAAGGGACCTCACCTGGTGCcttgacctcagcctcctccccaaaCCCCGCTGGGGAGTGACCTGCTTCTAGGCCTCCATCCACAAAGCCACGGACTTGCAGCCCACAGgaccccagcccagggcctgctGCCCTCACCATGGTGAAATTGCTGCCGGCCCAGGAGGCAGCCAAGATCTACCATACCAACTATGTGCGGAACTCGCGGGCCGTGGGCGTGATGTGGGGTACACTCACCATCTGCTTCTCCGTGCTGGTCATGGCCCTCTTCATCCAGCCCTACTGGATCGGCGACAGCGTCAACACACCGCAGGCAGGCTACTTCGGCCTTTTCTCCTACTGCGTGGGTAACGTGCTCTCCTCCGAGCTCATCTGCAAGGGCGGTCCCCTAGACTTCTCCTCCATCCCCTCTAGAGCCTTCAAGACTGCCATGTTCTTTGTGGCCTTGGGCATGTTCCTCATCATTGGCTCCATCATCTGCTTCAGCCTGTTCTTCATCTGCAACACGGCCACAGTCTACAAGATCTGTGCATGGATGCAGCTGGCTGCGGGTAAGTAGGGATGGtgggagggcaggcaggggccCACCCCGGAgccacagctgcagctgcaccaTCCCACCCTCTGCTGGGGCTCTGGGCCTTACATTTAGCTGTTCTCCTACAGCCCAGTCCTACTCAGTGCTCTGCAGAAGATTCTGAGGAGTTGAGAATCTTAGAATGGCCGAGGCAGAAAAGACCTTAGAGATCAAGCTGTCCAACCCTCTCATCTGTaaggggaagtgacttgcccaggaacACAGTTGCTGGTTCTTACTCCCAGGCCATCACATCAGTTTTTGCAgctgtgagagagagaaagaaggaagcttCTATTGTTGGCCATGTGGGAATAGGGCTCAACGCCAGCACAAAGTAGTGACACCAGTCAAGCACATTCTAGATGCCCTCATCTCCCACCTCTggccttttgttctttttaagagTGCCCAGAACTCtgtcctcattctctctctcccactccaaACTGCTCTCAGATTCTAAGGTCTCTTGCTGATTTTGGAGTGTTACTATTATGCAGGGTATGACCTTGCCTATAGAAACTTTCATCTAAAGTCCCCTCTTTCATTGTGGAGTGAAAGTCTTTTCTCCTTGATTATGGGATTTTATACTTAAGGCAGCAAATGAAGTGATACTGTGTGAGGTGGAGGAAGCTATTTAGGgtcctgttgttgttgtttgtttgtttgtttgttttttgagacagagttggcccaggctggagtacagtggcatgatctcagctcactgcagcctcaacctccttggacttaagtgatcctctctcatcagcttcccaagtagctgggactctaggtgtgcaccaccatgtctggctaatttttttgtaatttttgtagagatggggttttgtcatattgcccaggcaggtctcgaactgctggcctcaagcgatttgctcgcttcagtctcccaaagtgttgggatttcaggtgtgatccacagcacctggcctaggGTCCTTTAAAACAAtgtgggggctgggcacagtggctcacacctataatcctaacactttgggagagagcatcacttgagctcaggagtttgagactagactgggcaagatggcaagaccctgtctctaaaaataagaataataaataaaatgaaacaaataaaactgtGGGGTAGGCAGCCACTTTTGTCCTGAGGCAAGACCTCCCTGGTCCTTTTTCCTGCTCCTAGCTCAGGAAGGCTTCTTGGTCCTTGTGCCAAGTGATTTTGCTCTTCTCTGTAGCCCAGGAAGAGGGTTAAGACCTTGTGCTGCAGGCTCTGGTACCTTGGTCCCTGCCCACCTCAGGGACCACACACAAACTGTCCATGCCAGTGAGATGTCCAGGAGTAGTGCCAGGGACTGGAAACTAGAGTGAAACCATCTTGATATCATTGGTCAGAATGAGAAGTGCtgtcaaggtcaggagatggagaccatcctggctaacacggtgaaactccatctctactaaaaagacaaaaaaaaaaaaaaaaaaaaaaaagctgggtgtggtggtgggtgactgtagtcccagctacttgggaggctgaggcaggagaatggtgtgaacccagaaggtggagcctgcagtgagccgagatcgcgccactgcactccagcctggacgacagagcgagactccatgtcaaaaaaaaaaaaaaagagaagtgctGTAATCTTTAAGAGGGAGACTGAAACAAACCTCTGAATCCCAGGCCACCAAACACATAGAGTCAAGACTACAGAGTTGGAGGGGACCCCAGAGAGTTATATCCACCCTCCAACTATAGATGAGGGATCTGCTGCTGAGAGGACCAGACTTGGCCAAGGCTATAGCACATCAGTGGGCAACTGAGGACCTGGAAGAATTAAGGCAGCAGTTCCCAAGAAACTAGATGTATTCCTAAGATGTTTTTACTGagccacatatttttttttttttttttttttttgagacggagtctcgctctgtcgcccaggctggagtgcagtggcgcgatctcggctcactgcaagctccacctcccgggctcacgccattctcccgcctcagcctccgagtagctgggactacaggcgcccgccaccacgcccggctagtttttttttttgtatttttagtagagacggggtttcaccatgttagccaggatggtctcgatctcctgacctcgtgatccacccgcctcggcctcccaaagtgctgggattacaggcttgagccaccgcgcccggcctgctgagCCACATATTTACATAAGTATAATGATTTATGAAatatctttacatatattatctggAGGAGCCCTAGCAAAACCCATTGAGGTGggtatttctccattttacaaagaaggCCCCTAGTGGGTAACTCGTTTTGAGCATACAAGTAGGAAGGGATTCACCTTTGATTCCAAATCTTGCACCCAGGCTACTCACATGGCTTCAGAGATCCCCCCATGGCTTCAGAGCAAATCGCCTTGccacctccctcttctctgtAGTCTCTCTGTATGATAAGGGAGAgtctggggcaggggtgggcagTGGGGAGCAAGGTAGGTAGTGGCCATGTCAAGAATGATGGtgggggcaggcacagtggctcatgcctatagtcctagcactttgggaggccaaggagaggggactgcttgaggccagaagttcaagagttcaagactagcctggacaacatagtgagaccctatctctattttatatatacacgtatatatttaatatatgcatacattaaattatatgtattatatatacgtttatatatttatatatgtacataatatattttatatgtatatatataattgacatatatatgtcaattaaaataataataaggccagctgcagtggctcaggcctgtaatcccagcactttgggagggtgaggtgggcagattgcttgagcttgggagtttgagaccagcctgagcaacatggcgaaactgtgtctctacaaaaaaatacaaaaattagctgatttaATCTAAAtattgagtgtatatatatattctttaacaagtgtattcattatatatatatatatatatatatatatatatgagagaacaAAGGGGAAATGAAGATTTAGCAGTTTTATGCCAAAGAGGAGTGAAATAGACCCTAATAATGCTTGCCAGCTGTTCTTCCATATCAGGGTTATGGGATGCTGGAGACACAATCATCTCTCTCAGTCTCAAGGCTGTCTGCAAACCCCCCTTCTCCAGAAACATCCCCCAACAGGTGCCATGTGTGAGCAGGCAGTGCCAGGAGCGGGAGGGGTTGCCAGGCCATCTGAGTCAGACACTATCTGGGTCGCAGAGCTGGAGACACTGATAGCAGAGGTGGCCAGGTGCCATCTCATGCAACATTTAAGTTGGGGAAGGCAAGACTGGTGTCATGTTCCATTCTGCCGTGCTGCAGAAGGGGAAATGAGCTGAAGGGAGAGATGCAGAGTGGGTGGGTCCCACATTCAGCAGCTGGGAGATACATCCATTTATTAGTACCCTTGCCAAGAAGCCTGGGAGCAGGGAAGGGACAGGGGCAGGGGTGGATGAAGACTGATGCTTGGGTGATGTGGGGCTGCAGCTTAACAAGACTAATTGGGCTTCTGGGTGCCAGGTGTAGGCTGGGAGTGGCCCCAGCCCCTAGAAACACAGGTAGGCCAAACTGCTTGTCTTCTCTGAGTCTTGGTAACCTCATGTCTTAGTCAGTTTTACTTAGTTCTATTTAGTCAggcctgccataacaaattaccacagaccagggggcttaaacaacagaaattcatttctcacacttctggaggctggaggtctgaGATATGGGTGCCAGCATGGCATTAGCACAAGATATCTGGTGAAGGCCTCTTCTAGGCTGCAGACTGCTGACTTCTtgatgtcctcacatggtgataAGAGGGTGACAGGGCTCTCTGaggttccttttatttatttatttgcaatgatgattattattattgagtcAGCTTctcaaaaattgttatttttacccaggctggactgcagtggcatgaacacggctcattgcagccttgacctcccaggctcaagtgatcctccctcctcagcctcccaagtagctgggactacaggtgcatgccaccacgcccagctaatttttgtagagatgaggtttcaccatgttgctcaggctggtctggaactcctgagctcaggcaatcaacctgcctcagcctcccaaagtgctggtattacaggcgtgagccaccacacctggccttattattatttttaattgacatgataattgtacatatttatgggttacagtgtgatattttgttacatgtatacaaGTTGGGCTTGAAATCCAGGCAGCCTGGTCTAATGTTTCCTAGCTTTTCCTACTGAGAAAAttaaggtaattagcatatccatcacctcaaacatttaaaacatttctttgagTTGGGATAATTTCAAATTTGCTGttccagctatttgaaaatatacgaTAGATTGTTGTTGGttatagtcaccctacagtgctaGAGAACACTACagcttattcctcctgtctagctatacttttgtatccattaaccaacctttagctgctccccctcccctctggggtcccttttataagggttccaatcccattcatgagggccctaccctcatgacctaattgcctcccagaggtcccacctcctaacaccaccacgctggaggttaggatttcaatacaGGAATTCTGGGGGGAACAAACATTCCACTGTACCCCATCTGTAGAACATAGCAGCAGGACCCGCTTCACTGGGGTTCTGTGAAGATGGGATAATAGAATGCATGTAAAACACTttgcacatg contains:
- the LHFPL5 gene encoding LHFPL tetraspan subfamily member 5 protein; its protein translation is MVKLLPAQEAAKIYHTNYVRNSRAVGVMWGTLTICFSVLVMALFIQPYWIGDSVNTPQAGYFGLFSYCVGNVLSSELICKGGPLDFSSIPSRAFKTAMFFVALGMFLIIGSIICFSLFFICNTATVYKICAWMQLAAATGLMIGCLVYPDGWDSSEVRRMCGEQTGKYTLGHCTIRWAFMLAILSIGDALILSFLAFVLGYRQDKLLPDDYKADGTEEV